GACCAACCGTTCCAACGCTTGGCACAACCTGATGTACACCGCCGCGGTCAACCTGGCCGGTTACGACGGCGTCTTCTACTACTTCGGCGAAGGCCAGATCTGCAACTTCGACGGCACGACCCTGGTTCAGGGACATCGCAACCCCTGGGAGATCGTGACCGGCGAAGTGTTCCCCAAGATGGCCGACCAGGCCCGCACGGACTGGGGTCTGGAGAACAACATCTACAACGTCGGCACTCGCGGCTACGTGGCGCAGCCCGGCGGCGTGAAGGAATGCCCCTACAACTGGGTCAAGGACTTCGCCAAGGGCAAGTACCATCTGCCTTGGGAAGACAAGATCAAGATCAAGGACGGCACGATCTACGGCTACCCCACCACCGGCGGTCGCTTCGGCCTGTAATCGTCCAGGCCCCGCAAAGTGTCTTGTCGAGGCGGCCGGAAACGGCCGCCTTTTCACTCCCAGCAGCATCAGCGGCCCGGGGCTCCGGCCGAGACCGACGGCGGAGCCGGAGCCCCCAAGGGCGGCCGCACAGGAGAGAACGGAATGGAAAAGGTAAAAAATCGCTGGCTCATAGCCGCATCGGCCGTGGGCATCCACATATCCATCGGCTCGGTCTACGCCTACAGCGTGATGACCCTGCCGCTCAAGGAACTCCACGGCTGGCAGAAGAGCGACATCACCATGGCCTTCAGTCTGGCCATTCTCTTTCTTGGCTTCTCGGCCGCCTTTCTCGGCCGGTCCGTGGAGAAGATGGGGCCGCGCAAATCCGGCCGCCTCGCGGCCATCTTCTATTCCTGCGGCATCATGGGGTCGGGCCTGGCGGTCAAGATCGGCTCACTGCCCCTGTTTCTGCTTTGCTACGGAGTGATCGGCGGCATCGGGCTCGGCGTGGGCTACATCACCCCCGTCTCGACGCTGGTGAAGTGGTTCCCGGACCGCCGTGGCTTGGCCACCGGCATGGCCATCATGGGCTTCGGCTTCGCGGCCATGATCTTCGGCCCCATCATGGCCAAGCTGTTCCTGGTCATGGACATCTGGAAGGTCTACTTCCTGCTGGGCGCCATCTACTTCTGTCTCATCTTCGGCTCCTCGCTGTATATCGCCCCGCCGCCCGCCGGCTGGCTGCCTCCCGGCTATTCCGCCGCGGCTTCCGAGTCGGGCCGCAAGGTCATCAAGAAGGATCTGGCCCAGCTCACCGTGGCCGAGGCGTTGCGCACCCGGCGCTTCTACTGCATGTGGGTCATGCTCTTTATCAACATCACCTGCGGCATCGCCCTGATCTCCGTGGCCTCGCCCATGGCGCAGGAAGTGGTCGGGCTTTCGCCCATGCAGGCGGCCGCGATGGTCGGGCTCATGGGCCTGTTCAACGGCGGCGGCCGGATCGGCTGGGCCAGCTTCTCCGACTACCTGGGACGGGCGCGCACCTACATGGCGTTCTTCATCATCCAGGTGTTCGCCTTCCTGGCTCTGACCAAGACCACCAATCCGCTGTTCTTCCAGTGCCTCATCTTCATCATCCTGACCTGCTACGGCGGCGGTTTCTCGACCCTTCCGGCCTTCCTGGGCGACATGTTCGGCACCAAGCAGCTCGGCACCATCCACGGCTACGAGCTGACGGCCTGGGGTCTGGCCGGCATGGTCGGCCCGTCCATCGTGACCCACGTCCTGGAGGCCACCGGCAGCTACAGCGCCACCCTGTACATCTTCGCCGGATTCCTGACCTTCGCTTTGGCGGTGACCTTCTTCCTGGCCCACGACCTGCGGCTCAAGCGGCGGTTCTACGCCCAGCAGGCGGCCCAGGAAGCTTCCTGAAACGCATCCAGCGGCCGCACGGCGAAGCAACCCGAACAGGCTGTCCCATGAAACCGCGCGACCTCAACGAACGGTTCAGCCATATCCGGCTGGACCGTTCCCCTTCCCCCCAGGCCCGGCCGGTTCCCGGCCGGAGCCCGGATCGGAAGCCCGGAACTCCCACCAGAATTCCGGTGGCGGGCGTGGATTATCGGAACGGCTCAGGCCGCTCCCGGGCGGGTCGTCCGGGTGTTGCGACGACAAGCGTGTTTGTTGGACTTGCCCTGGGAGTCCGCGCACATTTACAAAAAAATATGCATTAATAGAGATGGTTGCAGAAGTTCTGCCGATGGCACGTTTGTGGCTACAGCCCAAGGCAACGAACCCAAGGAGCACCACGATGCCGATCTATGAATTCCATTGCAGAAGCTGCCGCACGGACTTCGAGGTCTTCGCCCACAAGAGCGAATCCGGAGGCCGTTGCCCGTATTGCGACTCGTGCGAGACGACGCGCATCATTTCGCTCACGCACTATCGCAACGCGGATCATTGGGAAAAGGACATGCTCAAGGGCCTGGCGAAGTCCAAGGAGAGGGACAAGCTCAAGGCCGAACTGAAGGCGCCCGCCTGATTTACGGGAACCACAACCTCGGGGGAAACGTCATGAGCTACGAATCGCTGTTGAAAAATCCGTTTTTCGAGTTTCTTGACTCGGTCTGTCGCGGCTGCGGGCAGGTCATGTTTCAGAACAACGCCATCACGGGCCTGCTGTTCTTCGCCGGGATATTCTACAACTCCGTAACCTTCGGCGTCTGCGCGGTGCTCGGCACCATGGCCGCCACGCTGACGGCCCAACTGCTCGGCGCGGACAAACAACTCGTTCGGGCCGGTCTCTTCGGCTTCAATGGCACCCTGGCGGGTATCGCCCTGCCGTTTTATTTCGCCTTCGAACCGTCCATGCTGCTTTACGTGATCCTGAACGGCGCGTTCTCGACCGTCATCATGGCCGCGCTTTTGAATCTCCTGGGCAAGTGGGGCGTCCCGGCCCTTACCGCGCCCTTCGTCCTGGCCACTTGGCTGCTCATGTTCTGCGTCTACAAGTTCGCCCTGTTCCAGCCCGGGACGCTCATCCTCCCGTCCCTGCCGGTTCCGGGCGCGCCTATGGACATGGGCGCGGTGGCCGGGGCGACCTTCCAGGACGGCGTCGCCAAGGGCCTTGGGGAGGTCATGTTCCAGGACAACGTGGTCACGGGCATCATCTTCGCGATAGCCATCCTGGTGAACTCGCGGCTCTCGGCCCTGTTCGCCGTCATCGGCTCGCTGGTGGGGTTGCTCACGGCCCTGGTCATGCAATCGCCCGAGGCCCCGGTGCGTCTCGGCCTGTATGGTTTCAACTCCGTGCTCTGCGGCATCGCCATGGGCGGCGTCTTCTTCTACCTTAATTGGAAGACGTTCCTCTACGCCCTGGGCTGCATGGTTCTCGGCTCCATCGCCACGGCCTCGTTCGGTGTGCTCCTCGCGCCCATCGGCATGCCCGCCCTGACCTGGCCGTTCATCGTGGTCACTTGGCTCTTTCTCTTCGCCGGAGCGCTCTTCCGGAATACCGCCCCGGTACCCGCCGGCAAAGCCGGAACCCCAGAGGAGAACCTCCGCATGCTGCGCGATCCGGCGTGAGAGAGCGGCACCCTCCGCATCACACGCCAGCAGGTTTACCTTCCAAATGGGCGGAAAGACGGATTGGCGTGCCGTCTTTCCGCTCTCGCCGCGCCTACCCATGAACGGTCACAACGGAAGTTGTCGAAGCGTCCGGAGGCGTCGCGGCGTCGGATAAGGGGGAGGGAGGCCAAATCGCAGTTTGGCCACAATTTTATTTGTGCCACATGTCTTGCCCCGCAGGTGATATTTTACTTTTTTATGCCATTATTTCAATTCATTGTGACAATGACGTCTTTTGGCACCCAATTCGCTCTCTGCCGAGGGGGCCTGATTCTCGTCAGGGATCGGGAAGGGTGAAATCATCAAGGAGGAGAGCGCAATGTCTCGGACATATTTCGCCTATTGCCCCAACCCGGAATGCGGATACCGGCGCGGCCCCGACGGGAGCCGGGTCCGGGATTCCTTCGTGCAGGGCCTGGAAGCTCAACCTGTTGTCGGCTTGTCCTGCCCGCACTGCCAGACTTCCATGCGAACGGACTGCCCGCATTGCGGCGAACCATTTCCGGACGTGCCCAGGCGTTTTTGCCCGGCATGCGGCGGCGACCTGACCGCAGCTCTGCCCGACGCTCCGTGCCGCATCTGCGGGCGTCCCTGCCGCCGATCCGTCGCGCTTCATGCCGCGGGCGGCGATGAGGTTTCCGTGTGTTCGGACCATTGCCTGCGCGTTCTCATCCAGCGTTACGTCAGGATATGCGACCACTGCGGCCGCCGGTTTCTGGTCGAACTCCAGCCGGGAGCCGAACCCTCGACGCAAGCGGCGCCGCATCCCGGGGAGTCATTGAGGGAGTTTTGCTCCCCACAGTGCAGGGCGGAGCACCTGCTGTTCAGTGAAGGATGATTTTTGAGCCCGAGCTGCAGGCGGGGGGAAGTGAATGCTTAATTACATTTACAGATGAGAAAAGAAAGATTTTTGTCTGTAATTGCGCTTGATGTTAAATTATATATCTGTACAAAATTGCATCACGAATGTACCAATGCAGTGAATAATACGGTCGTCAGGATGAGTTTGATTATATTTTACGCCCAATAGACTGATAAATAGGTGTTGTATGAAGGAAAGGTATCTGCTTTCCGGATCAGGAGCGATGAACCTTTCAATAAAGGTATTGAAGAGGCGTCGTACCTATAACGCCTTCGTCAGCAATGAGACCCTTGAAGACTACTCCCTGCGCAGGGCGGCCAAGTCTTTTCGCCGCTGGCCGTGCTGGCTGCTGGCCAATACGGCTCTCGGCGGCATCACCTTCCTGGCCTTGGAGGCCATCGGCGCGCTGCTCATCCTCGATTACGGGTTCATCAACTCCACCTTGGCGATTCTCTGTCTCTCGCTGATCATCATCATTACCGGCCTGCCCATCTCCTATTACGCCTCGCGTTATAACGTGGACGTGGATCTGCTCACGCGGGGAGCCGGCTTCGGCTACTTCGGCTCCACCGTGACCTCGCTCGTCTACGCCTCTTATACGATCATCTTCTTCGCCATCGAGGCGGCCATCATGGCCAAGGCCCTCCAGGTGGCCGTCGGCATCCCGCTCGCCATCGGCTATCTGGTCAGTTCCGTGGTCATCATCCCCCTGGTCTTCTACGGCATCACCTTCATCAACAAGCTGCAGCTCTACACCCAACCGTTCTGGATCATTCTTTCCGTATCGCTGTTCGCTTATATCCTCCATACCGATCCCACGGCCCTGGAATCCTGGACCTCCTTCGCCGGTCTCGGCGGCGCGGCGGAGGCGTTCAATCCGCTGCTTTTCGGCGGGGCGTTGTCCCTGGCCTTTTCACTCGTGCCGCAGATCGGGGAGCAGGTGGACTATCTCCGTTTCCTGCCGGACAAGACCCGCGAGAACCGCGTGGCCTGGTGGGTGTCCATGGCGGCCGCAGGACCAGGCTGGATCATTATCGGGGCGATCAAGCTGCTGTGCGGCTCCTTTCTGGCGGTGCTCTTCATGCGCAAGGCCGGGGCGACGATGGGCGACGCGCTGGAGCCTTTCAACCTCTACCTCAACGCCTTTGAAGCCATGTTCGGGCCGGGGGGGCTGACCCTGGCGGTCAGCACGCTCTTCGTCGTCATCTGCCAGGTGAAGATCAACGTGACCAACGCCTATGCCGGTTCCCTGGCCTGGTCCAACTTCTTCTCGCGGATTTCCCACAGTCACCCGGGCCGGGTGGTCTGGCTCATCTTCAACGTGACCATTTCGGTGCTGCTCATGCAGTTCGGGGTGTTCTACATCCTGCATTCCGTGCTCATGGTCTACGCCATTTTCGCGGTGGCCTGGGTCGGGGCGATCTTCACCGACCTGGCCATCCTGAAACCCCTGGGGATCAGTCCGGCGCACATCGAGTACAAGCGGGCCAACCTCTACAACGTCAACCCCGTGGGCTTCGGCGCCATGCTCATCGCCGCGGGCGCGGCCATTCTCTGCCACCTGGGCCTTTTCGGGGCCTATCCCAAGGCCTTCGCCCCGCTCATCGGCCTGGGGGTGTCCATTCCGGCCACGGTGCTCCTCGCCCTGATCACGGGCGGGAAATATTATCTGGCCCGCAAGGTCTCCCCGTCGCAGGGGGAGAATCTCGTGGCCTGCACCATCTGCAACAAGCTTTACGAGGCCAGGGACACGGTCTGTTGTCCGGCCTACGACGAGCAGGTCTGCTCGCTTTGCTGCTCCCTGGACAGCATCTGCAAAGGCTTCTGCAAGGTTTCCGTCAACGGAAAGACTTGGCGCGACCGCGTGTTCAACTTCGCCTTCGAAACCTCCCTCTCGCGCCACTTCAGCCGCAGGGTGAGGATATTCTGCATCCATTTCTTCAACATCCTCTGCGCCCTGGCGCTCATCTTCGCCCTTTGCTACGCCTATTTCGCCACCAGCACGGACTACGACCGAAAGCTTTTGTCGGACATCTTCGTCACCCTGTTCCTCTTTTCCATGCTCATCACCGGCATCTGGATCTGGTGGTTCTCGCTCATCCAGGAGACCAGCCTGTTGGCCGAGGATGAACTGGACCGGCATGTCCACGAACTGGAGGTGGAGGTCAAGCGGAGAGAAGCCGTGAGCGCGGCCCTGGAGGAGACTGGCAACCAGCAACGGCTCATCCTTGAGAACGCCTCCATCGGCATCGCCTATGCCAAGGATGACCAACTCGTCTGGAGCAACAACCGATTCACATGGCTCTGTGGGGTAGGGAAGCGTTCGCCGGGAGGAGCCATCCAGCTCGACTCGTTCCTGCGCCGCGCGGGCATCCGGCCGGGGATCATGGACGAGGTGCAGCAGGCCCTGTCGGATGGAGGCCGCTTTTGCGTGGAATTGCCCGTCACCATCTCGCCCGCCCGGCGCCATTGGTGCGTCCTGTCCATCAGTGCGGTCAATCCGGACTGCGTACGGCACGGCAGCATCTGGCTCCTGGACGACATCAGCGAACGCAAGCTGGCCGAAGAGCGGCTCCTGCGCAGCGAGGAACGGCTCAAGGAACTCAACGAGAGCCTCGAAGCCCAGGTGCGCTCCCGCACCGAAGAGCTGAAACGGAGCTTCGAGTCCGTGCGCCAGGCGGACAAGATGGCCTCGCTGGGCATTCTCGTCTCCGGCGTTGCCCACGAGATCAACAACCCGGCCAGCTTCATCCGCCTGAACATCGGCATGCTCGAGGAGGTCTGGAACGGCCTGCTGTCGATGCTGGACAAGAAGAACGCGGAAAGCGACCTGTGGATCGCCGGGATGCCCTTCGACTACGCCAGGTCGAGCATTCCGAAGCTTCTGCGTGGCATCCACCAGGGTGCGGAACGGGTCTCCACGATCATTCGCAACCTGAAGGACTATGCCCGCCAGAGTCCCCTGGACATGGGCGGCACAGTGGACATCAATTTGGCTCTGACCTCGTCGCTGGAGCTGCTGGCCAATCCCCTGCGCAAGGCGACCAACAGGCTCGAGGTCGAGATGACCCCGAATCTGCCCAGCTTCCGCGGCGATCTGCGGCGCGTCGAGCAGGTTCTGGTCAACCTCATTCAGAACGCCTACCAGGCATTGACCCGCAGGAGCCAGGCCATCAGAATCCGCACCGGCCAGAACGACGGGCATGTCTGCTTCGAGATAGAGGACGAGGGGCACGGCATCCGCGCCGAATACCTCAAGAACGTCTGCGATCCGTTCTTTACGACCAAGCGCGATCAGGGCGGCACGGGACTCGGTTTGTCGGTTTCAGCGGGGATCATTGAAGAGCACCGGGGGATCATGGAGATATCCTCCGAGCCCGGGGAGGGCACCCGCGTCAAGCTCCTGTTCCCCGTGCCCGATGCCCGCGCCTGATCCGACAGCCGAGAGGAGTCAGCCATGGACCGACACACGTTTCCCGCGCGCCCCATTCTGGTGGTGGATGACGAGCGAGCCGCCCTGGACGGGTTCGAGATCACACTCGTCTCGTCCGGCTACACCAACATCGTGACTCTGGATGACAGTCGCAAGGTGTTGCCTTTTTTGGCGAAAAACAATGTCGAGCTTATTCTTTTGGACCTCATCATGCCGCACCTGAGCGGCTCCGAACTGCTGTTGGAGATCCGGCGCATCTGCCCTGATGTGCCGGTGCTCATCATCACCGCGGTGAACGATGTGGACTCCGTTGTCGAGTGCATCCGCAACGGGGCGCAGGACTATATCATCAAGCCCGTGGACAAGGACCATCTGAGGAACCGGGTGCGCAAGGCCCTGGAGGTGCGCGAACTGGAGCAGGAGAACGCCCTGCTGCGGGAGTCCCTGTTGGATGAAGCCCTGCTGCACCCGGAGGCCTTCGCCGAGATCGTCACCCAGGATCCGAAGATGTGCGCGATCTTCAAATACTGCGAGGCCGTGGCCCCGAGCACGCGGCCCATCCTGATCACCGGGGAGACCGGCACGGGAAAAGAGCTTATCGCCCGCTCCATCCATGATCTCAGCGGGCGCAAGGGCGAGTTCGTGGCCGTGAACATCGCGGCCTTCGACGACCCGATGTTCGCGGACACCTTGTTCGGCCATGTGCGGGGCGCATTCACCGGCGCGGAAAGCGCCCGGCCTGGGTTGGTGGAGAAGGCCGCCGGAGGCACGCTTTTCCTGGACGAGATCGGCGATCTGCCCCTGCCGTCGCAGGTCAAGCTTCTGCGCCTGCTGCAGGAGCAGGAATACTTCCCCGTGGGGTCGGACTCGCTGAAGAAGGCCAACGTGCGCATCGTGGCCTCGACCCTCAAGAACATCGGCGACCTCCGGCGCAAGGGGCAGTTCCGCGAAGATCTCTACTACCGGCTCATCACGCACCAGGTCCACATTCCGCCGTTGCGGGAGCGGCCCAACGACATACCGAGGCTCTTGGACCACTTTCTGGATCAGGACGCCCGGGAACTTCGGCGCAAACGTCCGTCCTACCATCCCGAATTGGTCAATCTGCTGCGGTCTTATGCTTTCCCCGGGAATGTCCGCGAACTGCGGGCCATGGTCGGGGACGCGCTGATGAACCACACCTCGCGGATGCTCTCGTCGGAGACCTTCAAACGTTACATCTTTCAGGAAGGGGAGCCGGAGACTCGTGGGGCGGAGGGACGCTCCGCCAATCCGCTCGACAACCTGGATTTCTCCGCGGACAACATGCCCCGACTCAAGGTCGCCACCCAGAAGGTCGCGCAGATACTCATCAGTCAGGCCATGCGCATCTCCTGCGGCAACCAGACCGTGGCCGCGCGCATTCTCGGCATCTCCCAGCAAGCCCTGAGCGCCAAGCTGAAGAAGGTGTCTCTCTGCGAATCGGATTCCGAGGACGATCTCGACGCTCCGGCGCGCTGAGTGCGGCGGAAGAGGGGAGGGGCGGACGTCGCTCCAGTCGGACAACAACGAAAAAGGGCTTGGAGAGATTTTCTCCAAGCCCTTCATCTTTCTGGTAGCGGGGGCAACTCCAGCGATGTGCATGGCCGATATCGTTTAGTAAATAGAGAGATGAGGAGGTCGTCATGTCGATGCTGCATCTTAAGGAGCTTGAAAGTCTGACCCTGGACAGGCTGGTCCGGGCCCATCGTGACGTGCTGAGTTTCGCCGTGGCCTCGGCCACGCAGATTCAGCCTTGCCCTGGAAACGCCAGGAGACCGGCATCCTGCTCAAGGGCGTGGTGCAACCGGCTTGGCCGTTCCTGATCCGGTTCAAAGAGATCGAGATCGTCCGCATCATGGGCTGGGCCGAAGGAGGAGGGAACTTCATCACTTCCCAGGTGAAGGAGGTGGACTACGCACGCGGTCTCGTCTTCACCCGTTCCGGCTCTCTCTACAGCGCTGAATGGGCCGAAAACGAGCCGGACATCTCGACCGTCATGGCATTCGCGGCCTTCTTCTGGATTCAATCTCCAGAACTCGCAGCCTAGTGCGACGTGCCAAAGGCGTTTTTCTGAGTATAGTTTGTTAGCTCAGATAGCTCGAAGCCTCTCTAGCTTTGCAATATTTATGGCGTCCCAGAATGGCGGTAAATACCGACGTCGCCCGCAGCCCGGACAAAGGTTCCAATAGGGGAGGCGTGAGGAATAGCTGGGGTATCCTGCTGCGTTGGGAAGTTATTTTGAATATTTCAGTGCATTCTCTGTTTTCTTTTGTCCGTGCAGTGCGTAGAGGAAAACCAGTTTCTCAATAGAGCTTCGTTTTTCGAGCCAACGGGGGGGACATGAAAAACGGCTTTGAAGCTCGTCCGGGGCAGTGGCTTAAGGTGCATCTGCGGGAGGTGTCCGAGCAGGCCGGGGACTTCGCGGCGGTGTTCGGTGCCGAGGCCTGGGGACGGGCGGCTGGGCTTTTGCACGACATCGGCAAGTATTCGCGCGAGTTCCAGGACCAGTTGGAGCGGGACGGGCACGGCCTGGACCACTCCACGGCCGGAGCCAAGGAGGCTGCGCGGGCCTATCGTGCCGGACGACTGCTGGCCTACGTGATTGCCGGACACCATGGTCGGGGACTGGCCAACTGGATTAACCCGGGAAGCCTTGAAGAGCGTTTGGCCAAGTCTGGTCTGCCGGACTACTCGGCCTATAAGGGGGAGATCGCTTTGCCGCCCGAGCCGGATTTCCCTCGCTTGACGGCTTTGGACAAACGGCTTTTGGGCTTCAGTTGCGCCTTCTTTGCCCGCATGATTTTTTCCTGCCTGGTGGATGCGGACCGCCTGAACTCCGAGGCCCATGCCGATCCCGGGAAGGCCGCCCTCCGCGACGGGAGGCCCGGGCTCGGGGCATTGAAAGAGCGCCTGGACGCCCATCTGGAGCGGCTTCAGGCCGAAGCCGAGGATACGCGGATCAATCGTCTGCGCCGGAGCATCCTGGCGCAATGCCGCGCGGCCGCCGCCCTGCCGCCCGGGCTGTTCAGCCTGACCGTGCCTACGGGCGGCGGCAAGACCCTCGCGTCCCTGGCCTTCGCCCTGGACCACGCCGCGGCCCACGCTGCGGCCCACGGCCTGCGCCGGGTCATCTACGCCATTCCCTACACGAGCATCATCGAGCAGAACGCCGAGGTCTTCCGCGAGATTCTGGGGCGGGACGCGGTTCTCGAACACCACTCCAGCGTGGAACTGTCCAGCGAGGGCGGGGCAGGGCAGGACACGGCCCTGGCCGCCTCCCTGGCCATGGAGAACTGGGACGTGCCGCTGGTTGTGACCACCAATGTCCAGTTTCTGGAATTCCTGTTCGCCTGCAAGGCCTCGCGCTGTCGCAAACTG
The nucleotide sequence above comes from Desulfovibrio aminophilus DSM 12254. Encoded proteins:
- a CDS encoding urea transporter, producing MSYESLLKNPFFEFLDSVCRGCGQVMFQNNAITGLLFFAGIFYNSVTFGVCAVLGTMAATLTAQLLGADKQLVRAGLFGFNGTLAGIALPFYFAFEPSMLLYVILNGAFSTVIMAALLNLLGKWGVPALTAPFVLATWLLMFCVYKFALFQPGTLILPSLPVPGAPMDMGAVAGATFQDGVAKGLGEVMFQDNVVTGIIFAIAILVNSRLSALFAVIGSLVGLLTALVMQSPEAPVRLGLYGFNSVLCGIAMGGVFFYLNWKTFLYALGCMVLGSIATASFGVLLAPIGMPALTWPFIVVTWLFLFAGALFRNTAPVPAGKAGTPEENLRMLRDPA
- a CDS encoding CRISPR-associated endonuclease Cas3'', with amino-acid sequence MKNGFEARPGQWLKVHLREVSEQAGDFAAVFGAEAWGRAAGLLHDIGKYSREFQDQLERDGHGLDHSTAGAKEAARAYRAGRLLAYVIAGHHGRGLANWINPGSLEERLAKSGLPDYSAYKGEIALPPEPDFPRLTALDKRLLGFSCAFFARMIFSCLVDADRLNSEAHADPGKAALRDGRPGLGALKERLDAHLERLQAEAEDTRINRLRRSILAQCRAAAALPPGLFSLTVPTGGGKTLASLAFALDHAAAHAAAHGLRRVIYAIPYTSIIEQNAEVFREILGRDAVLEHHSSVELSSEGGAGQDTALAASLAMENWDVPLVVTTNVQFLEFLFACKASRCRKLHNVAKSVIILDEAQMLPRELLKPTLAALKELTVNYGCSVVLCTATQPAVAEHFPGGADIREIMRDPGPTELYEAFRRVRVELAGEMDAAALAEVMGGQEQCLCVVNRREHARLLFERIRHLPGANGSDFKGLLVAFHSGRFHFV
- a CDS encoding sigma-54-dependent transcriptional regulator, whose product is MDRHTFPARPILVVDDERAALDGFEITLVSSGYTNIVTLDDSRKVLPFLAKNNVELILLDLIMPHLSGSELLLEIRRICPDVPVLIITAVNDVDSVVECIRNGAQDYIIKPVDKDHLRNRVRKALEVRELEQENALLRESLLDEALLHPEAFAEIVTQDPKMCAIFKYCEAVAPSTRPILITGETGTGKELIARSIHDLSGRKGEFVAVNIAAFDDPMFADTLFGHVRGAFTGAESARPGLVEKAAGGTLFLDEIGDLPLPSQVKLLRLLQEQEYFPVGSDSLKKANVRIVASTLKNIGDLRRKGQFREDLYYRLITHQVHIPPLRERPNDIPRLLDHFLDQDARELRRKRPSYHPELVNLLRSYAFPGNVRELRAMVGDALMNHTSRMLSSETFKRYIFQEGEPETRGAEGRSANPLDNLDFSADNMPRLKVATQKVAQILISQAMRISCGNQTVAARILGISQQALSAKLKKVSLCESDSEDDLDAPAR
- a CDS encoding FmdB family zinc ribbon protein — its product is MPIYEFHCRSCRTDFEVFAHKSESGGRCPYCDSCETTRIISLTHYRNADHWEKDMLKGLAKSKERDKLKAELKAPA
- a CDS encoding ATP-binding protein, which codes for MNLSIKVLKRRRTYNAFVSNETLEDYSLRRAAKSFRRWPCWLLANTALGGITFLALEAIGALLILDYGFINSTLAILCLSLIIIITGLPISYYASRYNVDVDLLTRGAGFGYFGSTVTSLVYASYTIIFFAIEAAIMAKALQVAVGIPLAIGYLVSSVVIIPLVFYGITFINKLQLYTQPFWIILSVSLFAYILHTDPTALESWTSFAGLGGAAEAFNPLLFGGALSLAFSLVPQIGEQVDYLRFLPDKTRENRVAWWVSMAAAGPGWIIIGAIKLLCGSFLAVLFMRKAGATMGDALEPFNLYLNAFEAMFGPGGLTLAVSTLFVVICQVKINVTNAYAGSLAWSNFFSRISHSHPGRVVWLIFNVTISVLLMQFGVFYILHSVLMVYAIFAVAWVGAIFTDLAILKPLGISPAHIEYKRANLYNVNPVGFGAMLIAAGAAILCHLGLFGAYPKAFAPLIGLGVSIPATVLLALITGGKYYLARKVSPSQGENLVACTICNKLYEARDTVCCPAYDEQVCSLCCSLDSICKGFCKVSVNGKTWRDRVFNFAFETSLSRHFSRRVRIFCIHFFNILCALALIFALCYAYFATSTDYDRKLLSDIFVTLFLFSMLITGIWIWWFSLIQETSLLAEDELDRHVHELEVEVKRREAVSAALEETGNQQRLILENASIGIAYAKDDQLVWSNNRFTWLCGVGKRSPGGAIQLDSFLRRAGIRPGIMDEVQQALSDGGRFCVELPVTISPARRHWCVLSISAVNPDCVRHGSIWLLDDISERKLAEERLLRSEERLKELNESLEAQVRSRTEELKRSFESVRQADKMASLGILVSGVAHEINNPASFIRLNIGMLEEVWNGLLSMLDKKNAESDLWIAGMPFDYARSSIPKLLRGIHQGAERVSTIIRNLKDYARQSPLDMGGTVDINLALTSSLELLANPLRKATNRLEVEMTPNLPSFRGDLRRVEQVLVNLIQNAYQALTRRSQAIRIRTGQNDGHVCFEIEDEGHGIRAEYLKNVCDPFFTTKRDQGGTGLGLSVSAGIIEEHRGIMEISSEPGEGTRVKLLFPVPDARA
- a CDS encoding L-lactate MFS transporter — translated: MEKVKNRWLIAASAVGIHISIGSVYAYSVMTLPLKELHGWQKSDITMAFSLAILFLGFSAAFLGRSVEKMGPRKSGRLAAIFYSCGIMGSGLAVKIGSLPLFLLCYGVIGGIGLGVGYITPVSTLVKWFPDRRGLATGMAIMGFGFAAMIFGPIMAKLFLVMDIWKVYFLLGAIYFCLIFGSSLYIAPPPAGWLPPGYSAAASESGRKVIKKDLAQLTVAEALRTRRFYCMWVMLFINITCGIALISVASPMAQEVVGLSPMQAAAMVGLMGLFNGGGRIGWASFSDYLGRARTYMAFFIIQVFAFLALTKTTNPLFFQCLIFIILTCYGGGFSTLPAFLGDMFGTKQLGTIHGYELTAWGLAGMVGPSIVTHVLEATGSYSATLYIFAGFLTFALAVTFFLAHDLRLKRRFYAQQAAQEAS